One Archangium violaceum genomic window, TTCCCTCCACCCACCAGCTCGAAGGAGAGCAGGCATCCCGGCCCCCGCATCTGCCGGCCCACGAGCCCCTCGGGATCTCCACCAGCGAGCCCCGGGTACCAGGTGCGGGACACGGCCGGGTGCGAGGCCAGACGCTCCGCGAGGAACTGCGCGCCGCGCTGCGCCTCCCGGACTCGAACGGGGAGCGTCGCGAGGCCACGGTGCAGCATGTAGCCCGCCTCGGGGTGGAGCACGCCGCCGGTGGCGATGCGCACCTGACGCAGCCGCGCCGCCCAGGCCGAACACGTGGCCACCACGCCCCCCATGACGTCACCGTGCCCACCGAGGAACTTGGTCGCGCTGTGCAGCACCAGCGCGGCCCCGTGCGCGAGCGGGTTCTGGAGCACGGGCGTGGCGAAGGTGGAGTCCACCAACACCGGAACGCTGCCCGCCTGGGCCACCACCCGCGCGATGTCGATGAGCGCCAGCGTGGGGTTGGCCGGCGTCTCGATGACGACGAGCGCCGTGTCCGGACGCAGGGCCCTGCTCACCTGGTGAGGATGCGTCCAGGTGACCTCCATGCCCAGCAGGCCACTGTCCAGCAGATGGTCCGTGCCCCCGTAGACAGGGCGGCAGGCAACCACGTGCTTGCCTCCCTGGCGCGCCGCGAGCAGCACCGCCGTCAGCGCCGCCATGCCCGAAGCGAAGGCCACCGCCTCCTCGGCCCCCTCCAGCGCCGCGAGCGCCTTCTCGAAGCGGACCACGGTGGGGTTGTGCAGCCGGGCGTAGATGGGGTTGTCGCGCAGGGGACCGCCCTGGGCGAGCGCATCGAAGCACTCGCCGATGCCTCCGAGGCCGCCCACGGGGTAGGTGGTGGAGAGATCGATGGGCGGCGCATGAACGCCGAGATCGGTCAGGTCCTCACGGCCGGAATGAACCGCACGCGTTTCGAAACCGAGCTTCCTCATCCGAATTTCCTCCTGCGAACGGGAGGCCGGAAGGAATACGCTTCCGGGCATGAAAGGAACATCGAATAGCCTGCGGAAGCACGCGGCGGAACCCGCGCTGGACCGAATCGACTTCGCCATCCTGGAGGCCTTGCAGAACAATGCTCGGCTCTCGAACAAGGAACTGGCCGCCGAGGTGGGGCTCGCGCAGTCGAGCTGCCTCGCGCGAGTGAACCGGCTGAGAGAGACCGGCGTGCTCAAGTCGTTCCACGCGGAAGTGGACGCGCGAGCGGTGGGCATCGGGCTCCAGGCGATGATCGCCGTGCGGCTCCGGCAGCACTCACGCGAGCTGGTGGAGGAGTTCCGCCGCCACGCGCTCTCCCTTCCCCAGGTGCTGGCCGTCTACCACGTGGCCGGAGCCAACGACTTCCTCGTCCACGTGGCCGTGCGGGACGCCGATCACTTGCGAGACCTGGGCATGGACGCCTTCACCACCCGCTCCGAGGTGGCCCACATGGAGACGTCCCTCATCTTCGAGTTCGTGCGGAACCCCGGGCTGCCGCTCACCCCCGAGCCCTCGCAACGGCGGACTCGAAAACCGCCTCGATGAGGGGCGGAATGGAATCCCGGAGCCGGGGGTTCCATCTCCAGCCGCCGGTCACGGGGTCACTTTTCGGAGAGATTCGGAGAAGGTCCCCCTAGGCACGCGCCTCGAAACGTGACACACGGCAATGGTCGCCCCCCACAAGGAAGCGGCCTCCGGCTCAGCTCATTGAGACCGGACAAGAAAGAAGACGAGTAAATGGCAACTGGTAATGTGAAGTGGTTCAACGACGCGAAGGGTTTTGGATTCATCACGCAGGACGGCGGGGGCGAGGATCTCTTCTGCCACCACAGCGCGATCCAGACCCAGGGCTTCCGCTCCCTCCAGGAAGGGCAGAAGGTCGAGTTCGACGTCGCCCGTGGCCCCAAGGGCCTGCAGGCGCAGAACGTCCGCCCCGCCTGACGCGCCGTCAGAACCGGCACCCGGCCCAGTCTCCTCGCGAGGTTGGGCCTTTTTCATTTCCGGACACCCAGGCCCAACGGGATGACATCTCCGGGCCCGGTGATTACATCTGGAGCCCACCGCGCTCCGTTCCGGGAGCGCTACCGCCATGGGTTCCAACGAGGAGAGGCGGCTCGGCTTCCTCGTCGGACCAGCGGGCGCGATTCCATGCGCATCAGCAC contains:
- a CDS encoding trans-sulfuration enzyme family protein, whose product is MRKLGFETRAVHSGREDLTDLGVHAPPIDLSTTYPVGGLGGIGECFDALAQGGPLRDNPIYARLHNPTVVRFEKALAALEGAEEAVAFASGMAALTAVLLAARQGGKHVVACRPVYGGTDHLLDSGLLGMEVTWTHPHQVSRALRPDTALVVIETPANPTLALIDIARVVAQAGSVPVLVDSTFATPVLQNPLAHGAALVLHSATKFLGGHGDVMGGVVATCSAWAARLRQVRIATGGVLHPEAGYMLHRGLATLPVRVREAQRGAQFLAERLASHPAVSRTWYPGLAGGDPEGLVGRQMRGPGCLLSFELVGGGKAAARVMERLELLTPAVSLGSVDTLIQHPASLTHRVVDATDREASGISEGMLRVSVGLENPEDLWADLRNALEALQGEEIAARVEKPLFGLTNPGLGRS
- a CDS encoding Lrp/AsnC family transcriptional regulator; the encoded protein is MKGTSNSLRKHAAEPALDRIDFAILEALQNNARLSNKELAAEVGLAQSSCLARVNRLRETGVLKSFHAEVDARAVGIGLQAMIAVRLRQHSRELVEEFRRHALSLPQVLAVYHVAGANDFLVHVAVRDADHLRDLGMDAFTTRSEVAHMETSLIFEFVRNPGLPLTPEPSQRRTRKPPR
- a CDS encoding cold-shock protein, encoding MATGNVKWFNDAKGFGFITQDGGGEDLFCHHSAIQTQGFRSLQEGQKVEFDVARGPKGLQAQNVRPA